The Herpetosiphonaceae bacterium DNA window ATCAACACCGCGTCGACCCGGACGTACCGATCGAAGAGGTCGCGGGGGCGGTGAAAGACCTGATTCAAGAAGGCAAGGTCAAGCACTTCGGTTTGTCGGAAGCAGACGCAGCGACGATCCGGCGCGCCCATGCCGTGCAGCCGGTCACGGCCCTGCAAAGCGAGTACTCGCTGTGGTGGCGAACGGTGGAAGCGGAGGTGCTGCCGACCTGTGAGGAGCTCGGCATTGGTTTTGTGCCCTACAGCCCGCTGGGCCGGGGGTATCTCACGGGCAAGATCGATCAAAACACCACGTTCGACAGCTCCGATATCCGCAGCCGTAACCCGCGCTTTACGCCAGAGGCCATGAGAGCCAATCAGGGCGTGGTTGATCTGCTCACCCAGATCGGCGCGCAGAAAGGCGCGACACCGGCGCAGATCGCGCTCGCCTGGCTGCTCGCCCAGAAGCCGTGGATTGTGCCGATCCCCGGCAGCCGCAAGCTCGAGCGCCTCGACGAGAACATCGGCGCCGTGGCCGTCGACCTTACCCCCGACGACCTCCAGCACATCGACGGCGCTATGGCAACGATCACGGTTCTGGGCGATCGGTATTAGGAGGAGCAAGACCATGGAGATCAGGCGAGTCGGTTCACAGCCTTCCGGAA harbors:
- a CDS encoding aldo/keto reductase, producing MQKRNLGNSGLEVSALGLGCMRMSFGDSPVGDKAEMIAFLHAAVERGITFFDTAEVYGPFTNEELVGEALEPFREQVVIATKFGFKHDAEQGPSPTAGLDSRPEQIKRVAEASLKRLRVEALDLFYQHRVDPDVPIEEVAGAVKDLIQEGKVKHFGLSEADAATIRRAHAVQPVTALQSEYSLWWRTVEAEVLPTCEELGIGFVPYSPLGRGYLTGKIDQNTTFDSSDIRSRNPRFTPEAMRANQGVVDLLTQIGAQKGATPAQIALAWLLAQKPWIVPIPGSRKLERLDENIGAVAVDLTPDDLQHIDGAMATITVLGDRY